attaaaggaataaatatgaagaatttatttaatgaatatctttaaaatgtattaaaatttaagaaatcaatATTATTCAGtagatttattgatttattttaaaaagctatCTTATTTAAAGGTTAatcttatttaataaaaatattatttaaaggtttatcttatttaataaatatctttaaaaattcatattaATTTAAGATCAGTAGatttcttgatttatttttaaggtttatcttatttaaggttaatttaagaaatcaatATTGATCAGTAGACtacttgatttaattttacggTAAATCTTATTAAAAGGTTAATCTTTTAATGTctttaaaaatgcatattaatttaagaaaaagaaTATTGATCAGtagatttcttttaatttttaagattttaaagggTTATCTTATCTAAAGGTTAatcttatttaataattatctttaaaaattcatattaaatcaataaatcaaTATTGATCGGTAGatttcttgatttatttttaatggttattaatttttacttaGATAAACCAATAAATCCCTTTTGATAACCCCCTAGAAAACTGGATCCCACGACTTTCAAGAGCTGTGCCAACTATGATTATTTGGCAGACATTCAGGAGCTGCTCCTGAAGATGGACGAGGCAAGTGCCAGCGAGATCCTGGTGCTCCTAGGCGAGGAGCTGATCACCTGCTGCTGCACAGGGATCATAGAGAGGGCCTTTCGCTGTCTGGGCACCGATCTGCAGGAGTTTCTGGGCTCCCTGGATGGGGTTTACGATGTGCTGAAGCTGCAGGAGGTGAACTATAGTCggggataataataatataataatatatatattgtaataataatatttaggaGGATGTGACCGATACTGGCTTCGTGTGTGCCGGCGAGGGCGAGCTGATCTTCACCTCAGAGCGTCCGGTGATCGCCTGGCTGCTGTTGGGCTCCCTGAAGGCCCTCACCCGCATGCTCTATAAAGTCGATGTGAATATCAAGATCGAACCGGTGGAGGGCGATGCCCGTCGCTATCGCTATCTCTTCTCGCTGGTCAAGGACAATTCGCAGACCATGCTAATGGGTCGACCCACTGCGGTGAGCAAAACGATTCCCGAAACAGTGCAGCGCAGCAACTCGAGCAATGCCTCCGATCTGCAAATGAACTCGGCCAGTTTCTGCAAGATGTTCCCCTGGCACTTCATCATGAACGAGCAGCTGGAACTGGTGCAGCTGGGCAGAGGATTCAGCAAGCTGTACAAGCCCTATATGGCGGACTTTGGTTGCCAGGCGACCACCTACTTTGATTTCAAGCGACCCAAGGGATTGACCATGAAGTTCCGCGATATTGTGAGGCGTACATATACGCCCTTCCTGATTGGTTTGAATAACCCCCCGGGAGCTGTGGATTTCCCGGCCATCGGGCTGGAGATCAAGGGTCAGATGGTGCACTGTCCCGAATCGAATTCCCTGCTGTTTATTGGTTCCCCATTTCTGGATGGTTTGGATGGCCTGACCTGCAATGGGCTCTTCATCTCGGACATTCCACTGCACGATGCCACCAGGGAGGTGATCTTGGTGGGCGAACAGGCCAGGGCACAGGATGGATTGCGGAGGCGCATGGACAAGATCAAGAACAGCATCGAGGAGGCCAATTCGGCGGTGACCAAGGAGCGTAAGAAGAACGTCAGCCTGCTGCATCTCATCTTCCCCGCCGAGATCGCCGAGAAGCTCTGGCTGGGCTCCTCCATCGATGCCAAGACCTATCCGGATGTCACCATCCTGTTCAGCGATATTGTGGGCTTCACCAGCATCTGCTCGCGGGCCACTCCGTTTATGGTGATCAGCATGCTGGAGGGTCTGTACAAGGACTTTGATGAGTTCTGCGACTTCTTCGATGTGTATAAGGTGGAGACTATTGGCGATGCGTATTGCGTGGCCAGTGGATTGCATCGGGCCTCCATCTACGATGCGCATAAGGTGGCATGGATGGCCCTCAAAATGATCGACGCCTGCTCGAAGCACATTACCCACGATGGGGAGCAAATCAAAATGCGGATCGGACTGCACACGGGAACGGTGCTGGCGGGAGTGGTGGGCAGGAAGATGCCCAGGTACTGCCTCTTCGGGCACAGCGTCACCATTGCCAACAAATTCGAGTCGGGCAGCGAGGCGCTGAAGATCAATGTCAGTCCCACAACGAAGGAGTAAGTACTTAACTAtaaactgcttgcactgcttgcatttcattattttatttgcccataactttttaatgagtagtctgatttgaaaaaaatcttctacattttgaacGGTATTAAtaagcacaacaaaattgcatttctactttttcgaaatctttaaagactctaggagtaacgggtataaatattttataaagaatGGTTGAATGGATCTACTTAGTTACCAAACTTATCATCATTATTTCTGTATTTTCCAGCTGGCTGACCAAGCACGAGGGCTTTGAGTTCGACCTGCAACCGCGGGATCCCTCGTTCCTGCCCAAGGAGTTCCCCAATCCCGGCGGCTCGGAGACCTGTTACTTCCTCGAGAGCTTCCGAAATCCGGCGCTGGACAGCGAGTTGCCGCTGGTGGAGCACATCAATGTGGCCATGAAGACCATTTCAGAGGGCGGAGATGCCTAAGAACCGGGATCTTCGATCCTTGAACCATAAAACCCAAACCCACACACGCTCAGTAGTCGTAGTTCGGTGCACTTGTATTGTGGTTTTGCCTGTTTGCCCCCGCTTAGcctaataaaacaataaactaaCCGATTCGAATGATTGCATTCCAGCACAAGAGACGAACacactttatt
This portion of the Drosophila takahashii strain IR98-3 E-12201 chromosome 3R, DtakHiC1v2, whole genome shotgun sequence genome encodes:
- the Gycalpha99B gene encoding head-specific guanylate cyclase; protein product: MACPFFRRADSLTRQPSVIAEPGGHWALEDEELSDDALTLTHLQMAIQLLTAPSNEDLNTAVTSLIAKYRQNWPNIHKLKLDPTTFKSCANYDYLADIQELLLKMDEASASEILVLLGEELITCCCTGIIERAFRCLGTDLQEFLGSLDGVYDVLKLQEEDVTDTGFVCAGEGELIFTSERPVIAWLLLGSLKALTRMLYKVDVNIKIEPVEGDARRYRYLFSLVKDNSQTMLMGRPTAVSKTIPETVQRSNSSNASDLQMNSASFCKMFPWHFIMNEQLELVQLGRGFSKLYKPYMADFGCQATTYFDFKRPKGLTMKFRDIVRRTYTPFLIGLNNPPGAVDFPAIGLEIKGQMVHCPESNSLLFIGSPFLDGLDGLTCNGLFISDIPLHDATREVILVGEQARAQDGLRRRMDKIKNSIEEANSAVTKERKKNVSLLHLIFPAEIAEKLWLGSSIDAKTYPDVTILFSDIVGFTSICSRATPFMVISMLEGLYKDFDEFCDFFDVYKVETIGDAYCVASGLHRASIYDAHKVAWMALKMIDACSKHITHDGEQIKMRIGLHTGTVLAGVVGRKMPRYCLFGHSVTIANKFESGSEALKINVSPTTKDWLTKHEGFEFDLQPRDPSFLPKEFPNPGGSETCYFLESFRNPALDSELPLVEHINVAMKTISEGGDA